Proteins co-encoded in one Stomoxys calcitrans chromosome 5, idStoCalc2.1, whole genome shotgun sequence genomic window:
- the LOC106090868 gene encoding probable cytochrome P450 9f2 — MLVEVLILTIVCLYLVYRRSSSNHDYFKIRGIPYDKPKPILGTLFQLVFSGKSIFDIMLNRYNKYNGKIYGVFDQNKPAYFIRDPELIKQITIKDFDHFANHRSMFCENDQNLFAASLLFMKDSRWKDMRNILTPAFTGSKLRGMFQLMNEVALNALMHLDKQPEANTSQGLEMDIKDFITRYTNDIVASTAFGLSVNSFADKDNEFYRVGKMVTSFSLKSVFKLIMFVKFKRLFKWLDMDLFDKKSTKYFMSLVLDTMKYRQEHNINRPDMVQMLMEAQELSKQPNGNRTWSDVDIVGQCFFFFFAGFDTSAGLSCFTIHELMENPEVQEKLLQEIQEVDSELKGEPLTYESLMGMRYLEMVVRECLRKWPATVVVDRQCNKDISYDLGDGLRMDLKPGDTVLLPIVGFHRDPQYFENPLKFDPERFSEENKASINPFAYMPFGMGPRNCIGSRFALLETKVLIYYLLRHYKFQPAAKSCIPMELKASGLQLTAKNGFWIKFVARS, encoded by the exons atgttgGTGGAAGTACTAATATTAACGATAGTTTGTTTGTACCTTGTCTATCGTCGGTCCAGCAGCAATCATGACTACTTTAAAATACGTGGCATTCCCTATGATAAACCCAAACCCATTTTGGGCACTCTCTTTCAACTGGTGTTTAGTGGCAAATCGATATTTGATATAATGCTGAATAGGTACAACAAATACAATGGCAA aatttatgGAGTATTTGATCAAAACAAACCGGCCTACTTTATTCGCGATCCAGAACTAATCAAACAAATCACCATAAAGGATTTTGATCACTTTGCCAAtcatcgttccatgttttgtgAAAATGATCAAAATCTTTTTGCCGCTTCTTTATTATTTATGAAGGACAGTCGGTGGAAAGATATGCGTAACATATTAACTCCGGCCTTTACGGGCAGTAAACTACGTGGCATGTTCCAACTGATGAATGAAGTGGCCCTGAACGCCTTGATGCATTTGGACAAGCAGCCTGAGGCAAACACTTCGCAGGGTTTGGAAATGGATATAAAGGATTTTATAACTCGCTACACTAACGACATAGTGGCTTCAACGGCATTTGGTCTTTCTGTCAATTCGTTTGCGGATAAAGACAATGAATTCTATAGAGTGGGAAAGATGGTGACCAGTTTTTCCTTGAAGAGTGTTTTTAAGCTGATAATGTTTGTAAAATTCAAAAGGCTTTTTAAG TGGCTAGATATGGATCTTTTCGATAAAAAGTCTACGAAATATTTTATGAGCCTAGTTCTAGATACCATGAAGTATCGCCAGGAACATAACATAAATAGACCTGATATGGTTCAAATGCTAatggaagctcaagaactctCCAAGCAGCCTAATGGAAATCGCACTTGGAGCGATGTCGATATAGTTGGCCAatgctttttcttcttttttgctgGTTTTGATACTTCTGCTGGCCTATCATGTTTTACCATACATGAACTAATGGAAAACCCCGAGGTCCAAGAGAAACTCTTGCAAGAAATCCAAGAAGTTGATAGCGAATTAAAGGGCGAACCTCTGACATATGAGTCACTTATGGGCATGCGCTACTTAGAAATGGTGGTACGCGAATGCTTACGAAAATGGCCTGCCACCGTAGTGGTCGATCGCCAGTGTAATAAGGATATAAGCTATGATCTAGGTGATGGCCTACGCATGGATCTTAAACCAGGTGATACGGTTTTGCTGCCAATTGTTGGCTTCCACAGGGATCCGCAATACTTTGAAAATCCCCTAAAATTCGATCCCGAAAGATTTAGTGAAGAGAACAAAGCATCGATAAATCCTTTTGCGTATATGCCTTTTGGTATGGGTCCTAGAAACTGTATAG GCTCCCGTTTTGCTTTATTGGAAACAAAAGTTTTGATCTACTATCTCTTGCGACATTATAAATTCCAACCCGCCGCAAAGAGTTGCATACCCATGGAATTAAAGGCATCCGGACTCCAGTTAACAgcaaaaaatggtttttggataaaatttgttGCTAGATCTTAA